The Geotrypetes seraphini chromosome 12, aGeoSer1.1, whole genome shotgun sequence nucleotide sequence tctgtgtatggccgtttggtagaggatgggcaggggagggcttcaatggctgggagggtgtagatgggctggagtaggttttaactgagattttggcagtaggaacccaagcacagtaccgggtaaagctttggattcttgcccagaaatagcaaagaagaaaaaataaaaaaaataaatttaaattgaatcaggttgggcagactggatggaccattcgggtctttatctgccatcatctactatgttactatgtaacactgAAGTTGCTTTAGAAGGAAGATCACCACTGTAACATGACATATCTTAAAGATTTGCTCtgcggaggggaggggggttattctcTCATAAAGAAGAGGAGACGCCAATAAGGTTTTGATCAGACAAGAACAAAAATGTATGTATAGAATCAATACTATTATATCATTTGCCAGGGATCCCATTCATACTGTGTACTGTACAGTCTGAGCTTAATGCTGGATCAACAGCAGTGACAAAATCCAACTCACCGCACCCTAGTCGTAAACTTTATTCAACAATCGTTCAGCTATAATCATACATCAAACTTGTTTCCTTTCCGAAACAGGCCATAAGAATTGTCAACtaatcctcagatgcaccactccacgttcaattaGATTTCATAACGTTAAGCTTAATGTGCATTGTCTTCACCGGATCCTATTTTATAACTTTATGTATTATTCTATTgactttataaataattttaaatagttttaacttatcttttaattgtggtctcTCTTTCTTAGGAAGTCCCTAAGAAAGAGAGACCACAACTAAAAGATAAAGTATAAATAAAGTTATAAAATAGGATCCGGTGAAGACAATGCACATTAAGCTTAAAGTTATGAAATCtaattgaacgtggagtggtgcatctgaggattaGTTGACAATTCTTATGGCCTGTTTCGGAAAGGAAACAAGTTTGATGTAGGATCaacagcagtggcatagcaaggggagCGGAGAGGGATCGGACAGTCTAGGGACCGTCTTCATGGGGGCGCCTCTCCTCTTGTCCGCCCCCTTCGTGCACCTCTTAGAATGTTtaccggcgcgagcagcatcttccaccagctgctcgtgccggccttggctctcttctgatgtcacttcctggttgcggaaCCAGGACATGACGTCAGGAGGAAGccaaggctggcacgagcagcaagcaTTTCAAGaggtgcacgggggggggggggagggggggggtgacaaTCAAGCGGTgcgggggcgggggaggggcacagcGATGCCAGGCACCAACCTCCCTAGCTAGGCCACTGATCGACAGAAATATTGAAATTGAAGAAGAATTTCGAATGCgcccactttttggcccactggAAGCGTTCACTTTTCTAATGTCTTTATTACTAACCTGTTTGTTATTTTCTTACAGGGCTTGGTGCTGACATAATGAAGTGCTCCGGGATGATGATACTGATACCTTCGCGACACTGGCCCAGCATTGACTTTCACAGACCAGAGCAGTCCAAAAAGGAGCAGAAATCCACCAACCCCACAGCAGAAGAAGCTGATGGACCGGAGTAACGCACTGGGGGAGGTCCGCAGGGCTTGACTTTCCCTTCCAGGTGCAGTTTGGGAATTATTAGCAGGAAAAGGCTCCACCTCCCCATCGCTCCACCAGGCAAAGCATAGGGTTCCTGTCACCAGAAGTACAGTGCCCGTGATGGTCACACCGTAGCGCATGGAAGAAGTCATTCCGGGCATGCAGCCAAACGGTCATATCTCAGGGGGCTCAATATGCAAACGCAGGGGGGCCTGTGACATGCTGTAATAAGGGGAAAGGTATAAGTCTGTGGACATGACTTTTCTCCAGCACTGCTGATTCTGAGCCAAGTATCCCACCGCTCACCAATGGCTAAGTTTGCTAGGCATACTGTAAATAAAGAAAAGCCAATATTAATTCTCTATGCCCTGCTTCAGACCCTGATCCGCCCTAAGCTTGGTCTTCTTGATTATAACCATCTCTGTCATACTTAAAGTTCCTAAAATCTCTTCAATATCTTGTTTACATGTTtgggttagattgtaagctctaagAGTAAGGGCTGTCTCCTATACAGGGATGGAAAGCAGAAACACAGGTAAGTACAAAAAAGAGAGGCAGAGAAGACCAGACCTTCAAACTAAAATGTATACTTTAATGACAACCAACCATATAAAGTGGAAGCTTATAATGGACCTGTACACAGACCATGTTTTGGCTACagagcctgcttcaggagtcctggaaatttaaaaattacaatattatatagaaacatagaacatgattagggttaccagattttccaattggaaaatccagactccctagaccgccccccccccccccacatttctacccatccccaccttgtaatgccctaatcccgcccccaggcccacccaaaccccccctccagctgcctgctcttgtcgggcaggcaGGAAGTCCATGCATATGCGGACTTCTACCCTGCCTGatgcaatttgaggaggctttccaaaacccagacaaagtgatgggttttgaaaagccatctggacccctggacatgtcctcaaaagaactttattaccatttggatcttcttatctttgcagacttgggttttcagctctgacagaaattaaatggaaaaaaaaccagaacggctgcagatggtggatggtgaaatgtgtgtttgcttgtccactatcgagccatgttttgagttaatttgcactcaaaaacaagcacatccatcgcattgattagcaattctattctctctactttagtttcaccattgttacaattacccatccatagcttaaagaactttaaataaatatctctcagatttaattttttgtttgttttgcaattttataatttcaattagaaTGTGCTCCGTTTAGcatgctggagcaaaaaaaaaaactttgagagacactgttctagaccaggggtctccaaagtatggccctcgggccacatgcggcccgtgatatGATTTTATCCAGCCCGTGAAAGTATTGTGCGGAAATGCACCAAATGGACTAAGGTTCCAATGaaaatctgcaaaaaaaaaaaccaaccaaggGGTGTTGATAGATAACCAACCCCCTCCCTTACTaacgcgtagtgcgggttttagcagcagcggtaactgctccaaagctcatataAGCTTCAGCGCAGTTACCGCCGCTCctggcactaaaacccgcgcAGCTCGTTAGTAAAggaagaggttagtttgtgatctctttctttccttcatcaCTTTTCTCACCTACCCTACCCTTATGTATAATCCTTAAttgttaaaaatttttatttttttattttttttttatttttctaaaattccattttttctttatccacttgtttcagtttgtattaataatacataatgattagtttgtataattttgtcttatttatatttgtatttgtcaccccagttttttttattgtacatttcaattatgtaatacgcattgaaatatttgatattgcgtaaaatcaaaa carries:
- the TMEM61 gene encoding transmembrane protein 61 gives rise to the protein MPGMTSSMRYGVTITGTVLLVTGTLCFAWWSDGEVEPFPANNSQTAPGRESQALRTSPSALLRSISFFCCGVGGFLLLFGLLWSVKVNAGPVSRRYQYHHPGALHYVSTKPCKKITNSHMDAGAGPAREEVMNCSLAYRAQCLAAPRAAKEEDVPPTYRAFSEDTGASGRKRSLSDSALLRSTRPGAEPAMATDASAMYATPPPSYETLHL